From Linepithema humile isolate Giens D197 chromosome 8, Lhum_UNIL_v1.0, whole genome shotgun sequence, one genomic window encodes:
- the LOC137001525 gene encoding serine/threonine-protein kinase Nek5-like isoform X1: protein MKMDNHIDDYTLESVIGKGTFGTVYLVKRKKDLKLFVIKAQDLSTMTSPSKRVLEEVRCLQKLRHPNIVFYHDAWKKNNHSYILMEYATRCTLKDLLETRNVPLTDEDALYLFSQVTLGVHHIHTNKILHRDLKPENIMLTGSRGDIVKIGDFGLSKNMLEESITNHAGSYYYMAPEVLTIQPYEFKCDIWSMGVVLYEMITKKLPFPATSLAEITKLVYNCPPQPLPQQTSAPLANLISKMLRKHSSCRPSTNQLVLCPFLVPYIVRVYLNLGRSINSAQRECESFGAHLFLKFLNLPKS from the exons ATGAAGATGGATAACCACATCGACGATTATACGTTGGAAAGCGTAATCGGCAAGGGAACATTCgg AACTGTGTATTTggtgaaaagaaagaaagactTGAAGCTGTTTGTTATAAAAGCGCAAGATTTAAGTACAATGACTTCACCGTCCAAG AGAGTGCTAGAAGAGGTGCGGTGTTTGCAAAAGTTGAGGCATCCGAATATAGTATTTTATCACGATGCGTGGAAGAAGAATAATCACAGCTACATTCTTATGGAGTACGCAACTCGATGCACTCTCAAAGATTTATTGGAAACTCGAAACGTACCACTCACAGACGAG GATGCACTGTATTTGTTTTCACAAGTTACTCTGGGAGTACATCATATTCACACGAACAAGATCCTTCACCGAGATTTAAAACCGGAAAATATCATGTTGACTGGCAGCCGCGGGGACATTGTTAAAATCGGCGACTTTGGTCTCTCGAAAAATATGCTGGA agaaTCGATAACCAATCACGCAGgctcttattattatatggCTCCAGAAGTGCTAACTATACAGCCATATGAATTCAAATGTGATATATGGAGCATGGGTGTTGTACTATACGAGATGATTACAAAGAAACTTCCATTTCCGGCCACG AGTCTAGCGGAAATTACGAAATTAGTGTACAATTGTCCGCCGCAGCCTCTGCCACAACAAACATCGGCACCCCTTGCGAATCTGATATCGAAAATGCTAAGGAAGCACAGTTCGTGTCGACCCAGCACCAACCAGCTTGTGCTTTGCCCGTTTCTCGTCCCTTATATCGTTCGAGTGTATCTGAATCTCGGCCGTAGCATTAACTCCGCTCAACGAGAATGCGAGAGCTTCGGAGCGCATCTCTTCTTAAAATTCCTGAATCTACCCAAATCTTAA
- the LOC137001525 gene encoding serine/threonine-protein kinase nekl-2-like isoform X2 yields the protein MTSPSKRVLEEVRCLQKLRHPNIVFYHDAWKKNNHSYILMEYATRCTLKDLLETRNVPLTDEDALYLFSQVTLGVHHIHTNKILHRDLKPENIMLTGSRGDIVKIGDFGLSKNMLEESITNHAGSYYYMAPEVLTIQPYEFKCDIWSMGVVLYEMITKKLPFPATSLAEITKLVYNCPPQPLPQQTSAPLANLISKMLRKHSSCRPSTNQLVLCPFLVPYIVRVYLNLGRSINSAQRECESFGAHLFLKFLNLPKS from the exons ATGACTTCACCGTCCAAG AGAGTGCTAGAAGAGGTGCGGTGTTTGCAAAAGTTGAGGCATCCGAATATAGTATTTTATCACGATGCGTGGAAGAAGAATAATCACAGCTACATTCTTATGGAGTACGCAACTCGATGCACTCTCAAAGATTTATTGGAAACTCGAAACGTACCACTCACAGACGAG GATGCACTGTATTTGTTTTCACAAGTTACTCTGGGAGTACATCATATTCACACGAACAAGATCCTTCACCGAGATTTAAAACCGGAAAATATCATGTTGACTGGCAGCCGCGGGGACATTGTTAAAATCGGCGACTTTGGTCTCTCGAAAAATATGCTGGA agaaTCGATAACCAATCACGCAGgctcttattattatatggCTCCAGAAGTGCTAACTATACAGCCATATGAATTCAAATGTGATATATGGAGCATGGGTGTTGTACTATACGAGATGATTACAAAGAAACTTCCATTTCCGGCCACG AGTCTAGCGGAAATTACGAAATTAGTGTACAATTGTCCGCCGCAGCCTCTGCCACAACAAACATCGGCACCCCTTGCGAATCTGATATCGAAAATGCTAAGGAAGCACAGTTCGTGTCGACCCAGCACCAACCAGCTTGTGCTTTGCCCGTTTCTCGTCCCTTATATCGTTCGAGTGTATCTGAATCTCGGCCGTAGCATTAACTCCGCTCAACGAGAATGCGAGAGCTTCGGAGCGCATCTCTTCTTAAAATTCCTGAATCTACCCAAATCTTAA